In the genome of Onychostoma macrolepis isolate SWU-2019 chromosome 10, ASM1243209v1, whole genome shotgun sequence, the window ATAAGTCAAAATGTGACTCATGATAAATAACTGATTTATATGACACAAAGTCTTTATATTAAGCATATGTATGGGGATTCTGATGATCTCTAATTAAAACAAGTTCTAACCACTTTAACTCGGCAACCGTTTGATCAAGGAAGTTGAAATTTAGCATTTATGTATGTTTTACATATTTGATAAATACACGCAGGGTGTCTAGTATGGTGTCTACAAGCTGTATAATGACTGAATTTACAGTACGTAGGTGTTTTGTACATAGACTCTGCTGTAGTCTTgtactattttattaatatgttgtGCTGCCTGTATGATTTCTTCCCTCAGATTTATTGCTTCTGTTTGTATTGTTGTCATTCGAAAGGCGCTTTGGATAtaaacatctgctaaatgaataaatgtatatgtaatattAGCACTGTTAGtggtattttaaatgttttataattacaAGTTTATATTACTTGTGTAGTCATGTTGGGTTGACcctaaaggtccttgcacactgactctgaaattttcttatttttcgGGGGTTTTTGTATTCgccatcctttcctatcaaaatgcttgctacggatgcgaaaatgTAGAAAAccgaacctgatccgaattttttatgatggacgaaagtttcagaggcagtgtgtaaacatgattgacacaacgtgagctcattttttttttttagtgtgcaATGGCCTTACCACCATGAACTATTTTCAACAATGACAAATAGgagatatatatacagtgctggAGCACTaaatcagtcttaagtcgctggggtatatttgtagcaatagccaacaaatacattgcatgggtcaaaattatcgatttttcttttatgccaaaaatcattaggatattaagtgaagattatgttccataaagatattttgtaaatttcctaccgtaaatatatccaaacttaatttttgattagtaatatgcattgctaagaacttcatttggacaactttaaaggcgattttctcaatatttagatatttttgctccctcagattccagattttcaaatagatgtatctcagccaaatattgtccgatcctaacaaaccatacatcaatggaaagcttatttattcataaatctcaatttctaaaATTGACCTTTATGATTGGTTTTGTACAAACCAAAGTCAAGTTTCGATTCCTTTCTTCCCTGACACAATGTCTTTCCATTTCTTACAGGTTCTTCTCATCAGCACCACTGGGGTTACCATGGTAAGATGGTATGATACACACAAAAACTGCTAAAGGACCAAAagctaaaattttaaaaatgtaatcagacattaaatgtataaataaaatgaaatgattttaatataaaCTATAGATACATATCATCTCACAAATATTCTCAAACAAAtacaactgaaaacaaaatataaaaacagaaagatTAGTTTAGTTTGCACATATTTTTATCTGCGTGAGTTTATTGCTTTATTGTGTCTATGACATCAGTATGTTGTGAAACACGATATAAGCCTTTATAAGTGTTTCCATCATGAACACCACAAAGACTCAAAGCTTTTCATTCTCTTATTTGTATTGTGAGTATTTTAACTGAGGTGTTGAACTTGCAAGTTCTTTGCAATAGTAATAGTTTACTGCTTGCTGCTCACTATAACTAAAGTAACTAAATGGCCATTCAGAATAAAGCAAAGTTAAAAAGTTGCCAATAGTCTTAGCAGTTCATGCAATGCAAAAATGTCCTGAAGCtttatcggtaacactttataataatggtaaataaataatcatgcattttttatgactcatgtcgtagttaagGTTAGTTGTTGATTAGTACTTGCCTTAAGTCATCATTAGTTATTATTAAACCAGTATTTGGTTTAATAATAACTAATGATGACTTAAGGCACACAACTTTAACTACGTGtttgttaatgtattaattgaCACTTTGAGGTACATTGACATGAATTAACATGCATTAGTAAATGATTACTCATGCACTGTTAATGTAAAGTGTTTCTACTTTATCTGTTACTAgtgatttttatgtttattataagGCTCTGACAAATGGCCTTGGATTTTAGAAaggcactatacaaataaaacctgTTGCGTAAAAATGTCATGAgttaacttttaaataaaatgatattgtTAAGGCCGTTGCACGTTAATGATTTCTTTGTCTCGTTCAGATCAGGACGCGTGGTTATCTGCATTTGAACACTGTAGTGGAACATCTCAGTCTCCAATCAACGTAGACACTCATAAGGTTTTCTATGAGCCCAAACTACCTCCCATTAAACTGGAGGGGTATGATCTCACCGGCTCTCCCGCTCTTACCCTCATCAACAACGGTCACACATGTGAGTCCAGGCCCTTACACAGAATCAGATGACTCCACATCAGAAcatcaaataatcaaataatgaaACAGCATACTTTAATACTTTAAGTAACACTTTAATTTAAGGACCAGTTCTCagtattaactagttgcttattagcatgcatattactagcagaTTGGCAGTACTTATCAAGCACATTAATGCCATATTTTTAGATCCCTTATTTCGACCCATACCTACTTAACAACTAACCATTAATAAGCAGCTAATTAGGAGTTTTTTGAGGCAAAGGTCataagttaatagtgagaattggtccccaatCTAAAGTATGACCTTCTTTCATGCTGTTGCTTTTCAACAAACAAGAAGGTAAAACTGAGTAATTCAACTTTTAGACAGAATATTGCCAgctattttgtgtatttttgcttcaccaaaaataattgttaaaagtTAAGTCAAAACAGAATCAATCATTGTGTCTTTGAGCAATAGCGGtgattttttagatttttttaacgaatgtggtttttgaaagaatcagttgagtcaatgattcaacgACTTAATAAATTGGATGAAAAACACTCATTCCTACAAGGATGAAACATGATTGAGTAAATgattggaaaaaagaaaaaaaaatgaatgcatgAGGAAAGCCAGTTTTATACTTTAACTgataaaatgaccaaaaatgaACCGTTTTAAAGCTCTAAACAATgcttaaaatacaaatacagtttATGGACTTTATTTaccatttgtttttgttgctggattaaattatgtaattacattaccTTACTTGAATGGGTCATTCAGAAATGAAAAGACGTCTGAAATGCATGTTGTTTCTGTTCTTGTGTCAGTGCAGCTGAGTCTGCCGAGCAGCATGCGTATCATGAGGGGATTCGATCATGTTTATGTCGCAGCCCAGCTTCACTTCCACTGGGGAACTACAGAGGTCCCTGGTTCAGAGCACACCATCGATCATGTTCATTTCCCTGCTGAGGTGAGCTGAGAGAAAGGAAACGCACGGTTTAATGGTCTCTCTGAGTACAGCCAAGCATCTAGAGATCATGTTGTTGGCCCAGACTTTCTGGAACATGAGTGATTATAAAAATTGTGTAATGTGTGACATTTCATAAACACATGCTACCACAATTTCCTCATTCCTCAGATCCACGTGGTTCATTATAACTCCAAATACGCAAATCTCACTGAGGCTGCTAGTAAAGCCGATGGATTGGCAGTGTTGGGAGGATTCATAGGTGTAAGTTTTTTAACTGCAACCTTCTGGCTGCAGTAAAGTTTTCCAGTAAGGTTTGATCACTTCCAATAAAGTCtttgcaatacatttgttaGTATTTCCTTTTGACTTTTTCCTCAACAGATTGGCCTTCATGACAATGACAACTATGAGAAGATTCCTGTCTGTGTTAACAGACATCAGCATAGAGGGTGAGAAACTAATAACAGTCaacaaagaaaatgtaaaacgacatttgtgaccctggaccacaaaatttagaaaatcgcctttaaagttgtccaaattaagttcttagcaatgcatattactaatcaaaattacattttgatatatttatggtaggaaatttacaaaatatcttcatggaacatgatctttacttaatatcctaatgatttttgccataaaagaaaaatggataattttgacccatacaatgtattgttggctattgctgcaaatataccccagcgacttaagactgcttttgtggccTAGGGTCACATTTATGAAAATGTCTGAATATCTTTTTACTAGAAACACAAAAAAGTtacattgctcttttgttgattttgattgcttccattgtcctcaatTGTAAgtggctttggataaaagcgtctgctaaaagaataaatgtaaatgtaatgtaaacgTCAAGCATAAAGCACTGATGATTATCATCCAACCTGATCTGATGGTCTTTTTTTCAGAGTCAGACACTGAGATTCCTGGCTTTAATGTGCGCCATCTACTGCCGGACAGCCTGGACAGGTTTTACAGGTACAACGGGTCCCTCACAACCCCTCCGTGCTTTCAGACGGTCAGCTGGACTTTGTTCAACGACTCAATCAGAGTCTCAAGGAGACAGGTCAGATTATTCTCACGAGAGAGCATCACTTCATTTATAGCACTTGCTGATCTAAATCAGTCTTGTTTTTCTTGTATTAGCTAGCAGCCTTGGAGGACACACTGAAAACTGAACACAACAAGCTTTTGTCCAAAAACTTCAGAGCTCCACAACTTCTGCATGGGAGAAAAGTGCTGGCATCTTTCCACACAGGATCCACTTCAAGAAGTATGTACAGTCTATATTAGGCCTTTTAGCTCTTTTATACCTGATTGTGTTTGAAatcatatttatgaaaatgtctGAATATCTTTTTACTAGAAACACAAAAACGTTACATTATCAAATAATGTAGGCATATGATGCACTGTagttattgtgtacatacacatTGATCTACAAAAATCTTGGCAGATGTGTTGAATACATGGgagattgtttttatttattttttattttttggtttctAAACTCTGATTCAAAGTTAATTTTGTACATAATTGACATACACTCTATAATTATGTATTGGTTTGTATAACTTGgggttgggggaaaaaatgttgtttttattttcctgtATCTTTatccttttattattataaaggttcaataatttaacctttatttaaccaggcaaGTCAATTAAGAACAGGTTCTTATTTTCAATAACAGTCTGGCAGGAGAATTAATATCCCCTGAGGTACAGTCAAACATATTACAATACATAAACAGATTAAGCAAGGCTAATTGGGTAGTTTGGCGTACGAGTTGtgtaattattttgaaatgacatgCAAGTACTTTAAAAATCTTCAGTACAATGTAACGTATATACAATAAGTATGTAAGTAGTTAAAGACATTTGATATAAAGTGGCTTCATATCTAccgttttattttttgaacccaacaaacatctaaatgtcacttggTTTAATATTTCGTATTTAAAACAATGCCAATTCCTTCAAGTTATCAGTTTAACTGCACGACACACTCGGATTCAAACTGAATAGAAGCAGATAATGACACAAACTCTGGATTAAATCaacttgagctgaataatgacacccttgtcttctgtagagctgttTTACAGCATTTCCTGTTGAAACAATCTGTACTGTACAGTCAATATGAATTagtgtatgtatattttgtgttgttttacagTAGCCAGTGAAACTCTACCACCTGAAACACAAGACACCAATATAATGGAATCTAACGGTAAGAATGTATCATTTACTGTAATTCTGCAGCAGGatataaaaacagtttattattattatttaacagaGGACTTCGTCTTGTGTCGATGTTATCTGTTTCATAGTGCTAACATGGTTTCATTTTCAGGAGGAAAAGTAAacgttacaataaaaataaaattgctgaATTACTTTTTAGGCCTGAAATGGtcacatacaatatataaaaaactttCAGGACGCATGTGACATTATATGaacttttgaaatgttcaaGTTATTCCTTCCTTACTGAAGCTCTCTGTGTGTGACAGtaatatgaacacaatataAACGTGTTTTTTCCCCACAGGACATATTCTGACGATAATCTTTGGGGTTCTGTTTGCCGTCACGTTGCTGGTCTTCTCCGTGTACACATATCAACAGAGGAAAAAGTACTCAAAGTACGTTCATATCCATTTCTAATTCATCACTTCATTTGAATTAAGTCAGTATTTGTTTGTAAACCTTTAATACTCTCCGCTTTTTAGAAAAGATTAAATATGTTTCTCTTTTGTCTCTTTTTCGCTACAGGTTTAAAAAAGACTCCAagcaaaatgttatttataagcCAGCTGCCGTTGAAAAAGACATAGATCAAACCTCCGTTACTGTATCATAAACCACGTATTTATTCAGAaacttgttttgtcttgtttgtcTTCAGAGTGAGACTTGGGGATAAACTGTTTGCAAATTAGTAGAAATTGCTGCATACAGTAATGCAATATGTCATTACATACCTGGGGGAAAAAAGGCCAAGCCCAAAATGACGAAACACTAAGCTTTTAATTGTCTTAACCACAAATTATTGGTCAGGAAATAAGCACAGTTTAAGCAAAAGCAACCCACTGCCGTCTCAGAAAAACATCAAagacagaatgaagtttttgtCAGAATATGGGACGTTTGATTCAGAGCGGAGCCGAGTCGTGTGGAATGATGAATCATGATAAAACATGAGTTGTGTGGTGATGCACCAGAGATCTGGTGAGAAATATAATGATGAATGCATCTAGCACAGGAGCTGATCTCTGTGAAAACTCAATGCTTTGGAGTATCAGAGAATATTGCAGAATGGCTTTCTTCCCACAATTAAAAAGTTGTTATCTTAAAGAGGAACGATCAGATGTTATTTTTTCAACAAGACTATACTGCCAATACGGCAAAGATGACCAAGTCCATCAGGCTCATGAAATGACCAGGTCAGAGTCCAGATCTGAACCCTACAGTGAATGTTTGCTCTCAAATTAAACTCAAACAGACTGGGAGACACTTTTCAACTACTCATGAACTGTTTGAAGCCATTAACATTGAGAGGAACAACACTGACTGTTCTTCCTGTAAAAAGCCGTCTGTAAGTTTACCCACATTAACGTCTAACCCTCTGGTATTGTTCATTTGGGAGTCACACTGGTGTTGCTCACAGTCAAAACCgactttttgtgaaataaatatactatatttcatttcaatatttctttttaacattttgcattttgagtGTAATTCGTGttactaattaatattcatatctAAATTACGGACTATTTtctgtataaaatgtaaaaaaaatttttaaataatttttcaattaatatagtatttaagttaaataatagagcaaaattatttaaaatccattGAATTGAGGCAGATTTGTTTCACCTTGTggtggaaaaaagaaaatcattagATACCAGTGTAgccatataaatatataccCGTGCTGTGCATTCATTATTTACTGAGCCGTGTTTTCAGACATAATTGTTTACGTTTTGTCACCCTTTGCATTGTGGctgatttgtagattgtacacacCAAAACAACTCtgtgtgactattttttttaaagaccatTTAGCTTTTTGCAATCAAGTccacagtttttttgttttttttttacatagggACTGCCataaaggtttttttgtttgttttttttttagtgaaatgACCGAACAACATCAGAGGGTTAAAGAAACCACAAGTGGAAGATGATTCTGTCCTAAGTTACTTCATCTACAGTTTGTGTGCAGTTCTTGATAATTTCCTGACCAgtgatttgaaattaaaatggttaaaagtccacaaaaaaattttaatttttggtttggctaattttttttttttctttctttgcccTGGAGTATGTGTCTGGAGGTTTTTGTACATTAATGTGtcaaattctttttttcattttgctgTTTCATATGTTTCTTTGCTGTTTCCATTGTATTTAGGAAATGAATCATAACATATTATTCATCCACCTACAAAATGTACAAA includes:
- the ca9 gene encoding LOW QUALITY PROTEIN: carbonic anhydrase 9 (The sequence of the model RefSeq protein was modified relative to this genomic sequence to represent the inferred CDS: deleted 1 base in 1 codon); the encoded protein is MLLDILLVLHLQVLVIASSSSAEEDESSERDAQHGKGSSHQHHWGYHDQDAWLSAFEHCSGTSQSPINVDTHKVFYEPKLPPIKLEGYDLTGSPALTLINNGHTLQLSLPSSMRIMRGFDHVYVAAQLHFHWGTTEVPGSEHTIDHVHFPAEIHVVHYNSKYANLTEAASKADGLAVLGGFIGIGLHDNDNYEKILSVLTDISIEESDTEIPGFNVRHLLPDSLDRFYRYNGSLTTPPCFQTVSWTLFNDSIRVSRRQLAALEDTLKTEHNKLLSKNFRAPQLLHGRKVLASFHTGSTSRIASETLPPETQDTNIMESNGHILTIIFGVLFAVTLLVFSVYTYQQRKKYSKYVHIHF